CCTCGAAGAGCGGATGGACGACCTCGACGGCGAGCTGAACCAGCTCCAGCTCGAAAAGCAGTACGCCGAGAGTTCGATAGCGGACCTCAACGACAAACTCGAGACCGCCCAGAACCGGAAGGCGGAGGCCGAAGAGCGGATCGAGGAGCTCGAAGCCGCCATCGAGGAGCAGGACGAGAAGCTCGAAGAGCGCGAGGCCGCCGTCGAGGACCTAGAGGACGAACTCGCGGACCTCAAGGCCGAGCGCACGGAGCTGAAGGCCGAACTGAAGGAGGCGACGGCGGCGCGCGACGAGCAGCGCGAGGCGGTGAACGAGGTCGAGGGGACGCTCGACGACCGCCGGGAACGCCGCGAGCGCCTCGGCTGGGAGATCGACGAGCTCGAAAGCGTCGTCGGCGAGTACGACCCCGAGGCGATCCCCGACCACGACGAGGTCGAACGCGAGATCGGGCGACTCGAAGGCGAGATGGAGGAGCTGGAGCCGGTGAACATGCTCGCGATCGACGAGTACGACACCGTCGCGGACGACCTCGACGACCTCACCGACAAGAAGGCCACCCTGACCGACGAGCGCGACGGGATCGAAGACCGGATCGACTCCTACGAGGCCCAGAAGAAGGCGACCTTCATGGAGTCCTACGAGGCGATCAACGACCAGTTCGAGTCGATCTTCGAACGGCTCTCGGCCGGTTCCGGAACGCTCCACCTCGAAGACCCCGACGACCCGTTCGAGGGGGGACTGACGATGAAGGCCCAGCCGGGCGACAAGCCCATCCAGCGCCTGGACGCGATGAGCGGCGGCGAGAAGTCCCTGACCGCGCTTGCGTTCATCTTCGCGATCCAGCGCCACAACCCCGCGCCGTTCTACGCGCTCGACGAGGTCGACGCCTTCCTCGACGCCGCGAACGCCGAGCGCGTCGGCGAACTCGTCGACGAACTCGCCAGCGACGCCCAGTTCATCGTCGTGAGTCACCGCTCGGCGATGCTCGAACGCTCCGAACGGGCGATCGGCGTGACGATGCAGGGCGACAACGTCTCCGCGGTGACGGGCATCGACCTCGGTGCGGCGGAGGCCCCGGCGGATGATTGACGCCCCGCCGGAGCGGGCCACCGACGAGGACGAGGTCGAGCCGGTCGAACTCCTCGTGCGGCTGGCCGAGGAGGGCGAGATCGAACCCTGGGACATCGACGTCGTCTCGGTGACGGACGCCTTCCTCGAACGGCTCGACAGCGCGGACCTCAGGACCTCCGGCCGGGCGCTGTTCTACGCCAGCGTCCTCTTGCGGATGAAGAGCGAGGCACTGTTGGAATCCGACGACGAGCCCGACCCCGAATCGGAGATAGAACCGTGGGAGGCGGGCTGGGAGGAACAGCGAGGGGACGGCGAGGACGAGTTCGACTTCGACCCGGTGGCCTCGCTCGAAGCCGAGATGGACCGCCGGCTGGACCGGAAGAACGCCCGCGGGACGCCCGAGACCCTCGACGAGTTGGTGAGAGAGCTCCGGGAGGCCGAACGCGACTCGTGGTGGAAGGAGTCCAGAACCTACGACACCAGCGGCTCGCCCAAGGGGTTCCAGCGCGGCACCCAGACCCTCGATTACCATTCGGACGACGGGCTCCGGGTCGACGACGAACCCACCGAGTCCGACGTCACCGGGACGGCCCACCGCGAGGACATCGAGACCACCATCGCCGACGTCCAGCGCGTGCTCAGAAAGCAGTACGACGCCGGGCGCGACGAGGTGCTCTACACCGAGGTCGAGCTGGCGGGCGGCTCGCGCGTCGAGACGTTCCTCGCCCTGCTCTTTCTCTCCCATCGGGGTCACGTCCGGCTCGAACAGGACGACCTCTTCGGCGACCTGTGGGTCCAGAACCCGGCGGCGACCGGGACCGCCGAGGAAGCGGTCGCCGACTGATTTTCGGGTCTGTTCGGTTCGGAAGACAAAGGTCGTGGATCTGGAGGTGCTCGCATCGAAGTTCGTTCGTGAGCAGGGGTGCCGAGACCACGATCCAGCACGAGACGACAGCCGACAGCAGTTCAGCCGAGGAGCAGTGCAAGGAAAACCACGGCGCAGGCTCCGAATCCACAGAAATACATCACGTACTCCAGCCGTGTCGCCGGTACCACCGTCGCGATGTCGGAGGGGCTACCGGAGGTGATACCGGCCTCCGCGGCGTTCGCCATCGGCATCTCGTCGCCACCACCGATGTTGGATTCCAGTCCACCGCCCGCGGACCCCGGTCCAATTCCGGGGGCTCCGAGCAACAGCACGAGAGCCAACACCGCGATACCGACCAGCGCGAGCCCGACGATCGGGAGGACGAGGTCGAACAGACCCGCAGCGAGTACGACAACGCCTGCCGTTAGCTCCGACACCGAACCCATACAACGAACCTCGTTGCACCAACTCCTCTAGCCCCATACGTCAAACCGAACGTCGATCTCGGTATGTTTTTCGTAGTGAGAACGCCATCCCGATAGTGGTTTGAAGAACTGCCGGTCGTCGTACCATCCGACGAGGAGGGTTCCGCCGGCGAAACACCGATTAGCCGGCCGCGTTTCGGACGGCTATGGAGGTCGTCGAGGACACGTTGGACGCCGAACTAGAGGATTTTCTGGCCCGACCGCTCTTTTGCCACCTCGGAACCGAATCGCCGGACGGTCCGCGGGTCTCGCCCCTCTGGTTTCTCTGGGAGGACGGCGCGCTCTGGATCATCGCGACGCGTTCGGACAAGACGTTCCCGGAGCGTATCGAGGCGGACCCGCGAACCGCGGTCTCGATCGTCGATTTCGACCCCGAGACGGGTCGCGTCGAGCACGTCGGATTGCGTGGCCGCGCGAGCGTCGAGCCGTTCGACGGCGACCGGGGTGAACGACTCCTCACCCAGTACCTCGGCCCCGACGAGTCGGAGTGGGACGAGACCTTCCGAGGGCTAGACGAGGTCGCCGAGCGATACGTGTTCGTTCGGTTCGTGCCGGAGACGGTGGTCGAGCGCGACCAGTCGTACGCCGGCAGCCTCTAGCTTTGACGACCGCGCTGAGGAGTCCCGTTACCGCGGAACGAATCCCTAAACCCGCGTGGCCCGGACCGCTGGCGATGAGCGAAACACCAGCGTCGATGCGAGCCGTACAGGTCCCCGAACCCGAGGGCGACTTCGAGGTGGTCGAGGTCGACGTCCCCGAACCGGGTCCCGAGGAGGTCCGAGTTTCGGTCGACGCCTGCGGGGTCTGTCACAGCGACGCCTTCCTGAAGGAGGGCCAGTGGCCCGGCGTCGAGTATCCCCGAACCCCCGGCCACGAGGTCGTCGGTCACGTCGACGCGGTCGGTGAGCGCGTCGAGACCTTCGAGGCGGGCGACCGCGTGGGCGTCGGTTGGCACGGCGGCCACTGCTTCACCTGCGAGCCCTGCCGGCGCGGCGACTTCATCGCGTGTGAGAACGGCGACGTCACGGGCTTCGACCACGACGGCGGCTACGCCGAGTACCTCACTGCGCCCCAGGAGACGCTCGCGCGGGTGCCCGACGACCTCGACGCCACGGCCGCCGCGCCGTTGCTGTGTGCCGGCGTCACGACCTTCAACTCGCTGCGGAACTCCGAGGCCGAACCCGGTGACCTCGTCGCGGTCCAGGGCGTCGGCGGCCTCGGCCACCTCGGGGTCCAGTACGCGAGCGCGTTCGGCTTCGAGACCGTCGCGGTCTCGCGCGGGACGGAGAAACGCGACCTCGCGTTCGACCTCGGCGCGGACCACTACGTCGACAGCGAGGCCGAGGACCCCGCCGAGGCACTCACGGAGCTCGGCGGTGCGAGCGTCGTGCTCGCCACCGCACCCCACGTCGACGCGATGGAATCGGTGGTCGGCGGCCTCGGCGTCGAGGGGACGCTGCTCACCGTCGGCGTTCCCGGCGAGCCCCTCTCGGTGCCGGTCCAGCCGCTCGTCACCAGCCGTCAATCCGTCGCGGGGTGGCCCTCGGGCGACGCACGCGACTCTCAGGACACCCTCGAATTCAGCTCGCTCCGCGACGTGGCGTCGATGGTCGAGACCTACTCGCTGGAGGAAGCCGACGCGGCCTACGAGAGCATGATGAACAGCGAGGCACGCTTCCGGGCCGTTATCGAACCCTGACGGAGCGATAGTCCACTAAAAGTCTCGGAACGTCGTCGGTCGCCTTCTCAGACGTCGTCGGTCTGCCGGTCCTCGTGTTCGCCCTCCTCGATCTCCTCGACGACCTTGTCGCAGAACGCCTCCAGGTCGTCGGGGTTGCGGCTGGTCACGAGGCCCTCGTCCACGACGACCTCCTCGTCGACCCAGTTCCCGCCCGCGTTACGGATGTCGGTTTCGAGGCTGTGATAGGAGGTGAGCTCCCGTCCGTCGACGACGTCGGCCTCGACGAGGGTCCACGGCCCGTGACAGATCACGGCGAGGGGTTTCTCGGTCTCGAAGAAGTCCTGAACGAATTCGACCGCCGTGTCGTCCCCGCGGAGGGTGTCCGCGCCGACGGTGCCGCCGGGGACCACGAGGCCGTCGTAGTCTTCTACTGTGACCTCGTCGAACGACTTCTCGATCTCGTACGAACCGGCCGGATCGAGGTCGCCGTTGACGGTCTCGACCTCGCCGGTCTCGATGCCGAGCACGTCGACGCTACCGCCGGCGTCCTCGACGGCGCTCTTGGGTTCGGTGAACTCGACCTCCTCGCTGCCGCGCGGCGCGAGCACGATACCGACGGATTTGTCTTCGAGTGAATCAGCCATTACATCGGAGGGAGGGGATGGAGCGTCCTGAGAACGGGGCTTGCGCTCGCAACCCTAGTCGAGATACTCGCCGATGAAGAGGTCGACACCCTCGCGGACCTCGTCGGGGATCGCCTCGCTCGCGGTGTTGATCGTGCCGTCGAGGGCGTGCTCGCAGTCACACGCGCGCTCGTCCGGCATCGTCTCGATCGCTTCGCGGACCACCTCGTTGATGTTGTCCTCGTTGACCGCGGCGTTCTCGAGCACCTCCTCCAGACTCACCTCGCTGTCGTCCTTCCAGACGTCGTAGTCCGTGACCCCGGCGAGGGTGGCATAGCAGAGCTCGGCCTCGCGGGCGAGCTTGGCCTCGGGGACGGTGGTCATGCCGACCATGTCCCAGCCCTGTGCACGGTAGAACTCGCTCTCGGCCTTCGTCGAGAACTGTGGGCCCTCGATGCAGACGTAGGTCCCGCCCGCGTGCGCGCCGTCGTCGAGCACGTCGTCGGCGGCCTCGACGAGGTGCTCGCTCATGTGCGGGCAGTAGGGCTCGGCGAAGCCCATGTGGACCACCATCCGCTCGTCGAAGAAGGTACTCTGACGGTGTCTCGTGCGGTCGAAGATCTGGTCGGGGACCACGAGGCTCTGCGGCGGGAGGTCCTCACGGAGGCTGCCGACCGCGTTGGTCGAGAGCACGCGTTCGGCACCCAGGTCCTTCAGCGCGTAGAGGTTCGCGCGGTAGGGCACCTCCGAGGGGGCGTGCTGGTGATCGAGGCCGTGACGCGCGAGGAAGGCGACCTCTTCGCCGTCGAGTTCGCCGATCGTGATCGGGCTCGAGGGCGAGCCGAACGGCGTGCCGATGTGTTCGTCGCGGGCGTCGTCGAGGTCGAGGGCCTCGTAGATCCCGCTGCCGCCGATGAGACCGATCATGCCGTGGCCTCCGCGAGCCGCCACTCGTCCTCGCCCGCGGCTTCGACCACCCCACGGCGCTCCATCTCGATCAGTACCTCGTCCATCCGGTTCGGCTGGGCGATCTCCATGCTGATCCGGTCGATCTCGTGGTGTTCGGCGAGGAGATGGCGGATCTCGTCGAGCGAGCGCGACTCCGTGCCCATCACGCGGGTCACGAGGTCGACCATGTCCTCGATGAAGTTCCAGGGGTAGACCACCCAGGTCCACTCGTCGAGGCGCTCGCCGACGAAGTCGGGTTCGAACGCGCTGGTACCAAGCAGCTGGACCGTCGCGGTGCGGACCGCGTTCGGGTCGCGGTCGACCACGTACTCGTGAGCGCGCTCGATCGACCCACCCGTGTCGGCGATGTCGTCGATGATCAGCACGTCCTTGCCCTCGACCGACCCCTCCGGCATCGGATAGCGGATCTCGGGGTCGCCGGTCTTCTGGGCGGTTCCAACGTAGTGTTCCATCTTGAGGCTCGTGAGGTCGTCGAGACCGAGGAAATCACAGAGACACCGTCCGGCGAACCAGCCGCCGCGCGCGAGCGCGACCACGACGTCGGGTTCGTACTCGGCGCGCTTGACCTGGTTCGCGACGGCCCGACACCGACCGTAGATATACTCCCAGTTGGTGATGGTACACGTGAAGTCGTCGGGAAGCTCTGACATGGACTCTGGCGAACGAACGCGGCCGGACGTGTTAAGTCGTTGTGTCCTCGGCGGCCCGAACCCGTCGACCGTCCCGTTTCGGTCCCCCCGGCCTCGCTCCCCGGCACATGAACGCACAAGGGTAATGAGGGTCCG
This sequence is a window from Halococcus hamelinensis 100A6. Protein-coding genes within it:
- a CDS encoding segregation and condensation protein A gives rise to the protein MIDAPPERATDEDEVEPVELLVRLAEEGEIEPWDIDVVSVTDAFLERLDSADLRTSGRALFYASVLLRMKSEALLESDDEPDPESEIEPWEAGWEEQRGDGEDEFDFDPVASLEAEMDRRLDRKNARGTPETLDELVRELREAERDSWWKESRTYDTSGSPKGFQRGTQTLDYHSDDGLRVDDEPTESDVTGTAHREDIETTIADVQRVLRKQYDAGRDEVLYTEVELAGGSRVETFLALLFLSHRGHVRLEQDDLFGDLWVQNPAATGTAEEAVAD
- a CDS encoding pyridoxamine 5'-phosphate oxidase family protein; translated protein: MEVVEDTLDAELEDFLARPLFCHLGTESPDGPRVSPLWFLWEDGALWIIATRSDKTFPERIEADPRTAVSIVDFDPETGRVEHVGLRGRASVEPFDGDRGERLLTQYLGPDESEWDETFRGLDEVAERYVFVRFVPETVVERDQSYAGSL
- a CDS encoding alcohol dehydrogenase, encoding MRAVQVPEPEGDFEVVEVDVPEPGPEEVRVSVDACGVCHSDAFLKEGQWPGVEYPRTPGHEVVGHVDAVGERVETFEAGDRVGVGWHGGHCFTCEPCRRGDFIACENGDVTGFDHDGGYAEYLTAPQETLARVPDDLDATAAAPLLCAGVTTFNSLRNSEAEPGDLVAVQGVGGLGHLGVQYASAFGFETVAVSRGTEKRDLAFDLGADHYVDSEAEDPAEALTELGGASVVLATAPHVDAMESVVGGLGVEGTLLTVGVPGEPLSVPVQPLVTSRQSVAGWPSGDARDSQDTLEFSSLRDVASMVETYSLEEADAAYESMMNSEARFRAVIEP
- a CDS encoding type 1 glutamine amidotransferase domain-containing protein; the encoded protein is MADSLEDKSVGIVLAPRGSEEVEFTEPKSAVEDAGGSVDVLGIETGEVETVNGDLDPAGSYEIEKSFDEVTVEDYDGLVVPGGTVGADTLRGDDTAVEFVQDFFETEKPLAVICHGPWTLVEADVVDGRELTSYHSLETDIRNAGGNWVDEEVVVDEGLVTSRNPDDLEAFCDKVVEEIEEGEHEDRQTDDV
- the mtnP gene encoding S-methyl-5'-thioadenosine phosphorylase; the protein is MIGLIGGSGIYEALDLDDARDEHIGTPFGSPSSPITIGELDGEEVAFLARHGLDHQHAPSEVPYRANLYALKDLGAERVLSTNAVGSLREDLPPQSLVVPDQIFDRTRHRQSTFFDERMVVHMGFAEPYCPHMSEHLVEAADDVLDDGAHAGGTYVCIEGPQFSTKAESEFYRAQGWDMVGMTTVPEAKLAREAELCYATLAGVTDYDVWKDDSEVSLEEVLENAAVNEDNINEVVREAIETMPDERACDCEHALDGTINTASEAIPDEVREGVDLFIGEYLD
- a CDS encoding phosphoribosyltransferase, whose translation is MSELPDDFTCTITNWEYIYGRCRAVANQVKRAEYEPDVVVALARGGWFAGRCLCDFLGLDDLTSLKMEHYVGTAQKTGDPEIRYPMPEGSVEGKDVLIIDDIADTGGSIERAHEYVVDRDPNAVRTATVQLLGTSAFEPDFVGERLDEWTWVVYPWNFIEDMVDLVTRVMGTESRSLDEIRHLLAEHHEIDRISMEIAQPNRMDEVLIEMERRGVVEAAGEDEWRLAEATA